The Minwuia thermotolerans genome includes a window with the following:
- a CDS encoding DUF935 domain-containing protein, with the protein MPETRILDQYGRPIERGKLTEELAAPSLRSVRQVISDHPEAGLTPARLARLLLDAEQGEPTAYLELAEAMEEKYPHYAAVVGVRKRAVAGLELQVEAASDAADDVKAADLVREAVVRDGIEDELIDLLDGIAKGYAVAEIIWRQEARAWWPERLEWRDPRWFRPSIEDGTTLLLRDIAGDLPLAPFKFITHHARAKSGIPIRAGLARAAAWLYLFQNFGLKDWIVFAETFGHPIRIGRYDAGASAEDRKVLLNAVSAIGTDMAGIVPRSMEIELIEAKLAGNIDLFERLCAYLDQQASKLVLGQTATTDAIAGGHAVGRVHDDVREDIRDADARQLCATLARDLVKPLVDLNLGPRRAYPRMRLVAPDDIPLDKRIDGLKTFVPMGLKVQMSEIRDMLGFADPDEGAELLVAPAPQAVPPPGGTDDPAADPAETAARRDRLTTAAATGAEADMLDNLAIAALESEGYDPLSDLVADALGELAEADDFDDFERRLRRLVGGEPPDGAVERLGDILFQAKLAGRIGVGLDEDA; encoded by the coding sequence ATGCCCGAGACGAGGATCCTGGACCAGTACGGCCGCCCGATCGAGCGGGGCAAGCTGACCGAGGAGCTGGCGGCGCCGTCGCTCCGTTCCGTCCGCCAGGTGATCTCCGACCACCCGGAGGCGGGGCTCACGCCCGCCCGGCTGGCGCGGCTGCTGCTCGACGCCGAGCAGGGCGAGCCCACGGCCTATCTGGAACTGGCCGAGGCGATGGAGGAGAAGTATCCCCACTACGCCGCCGTCGTCGGCGTCCGCAAGCGCGCCGTCGCCGGACTGGAGCTGCAGGTCGAGGCCGCCTCCGACGCGGCCGACGACGTGAAGGCGGCCGACCTGGTGCGCGAGGCCGTGGTGCGCGACGGCATCGAGGACGAGCTGATCGACCTGCTGGACGGCATCGCCAAGGGCTATGCCGTGGCCGAGATCATCTGGCGGCAGGAGGCCCGGGCCTGGTGGCCGGAGCGCCTGGAGTGGCGCGACCCGCGCTGGTTCCGGCCCTCGATCGAGGACGGCACGACGCTGCTGCTGCGCGACATCGCCGGCGATCTGCCGCTGGCGCCGTTCAAGTTCATCACCCATCACGCCCGCGCCAAGTCCGGCATCCCGATCCGCGCCGGCCTGGCCCGGGCGGCGGCCTGGCTCTACCTGTTCCAGAACTTCGGGCTGAAGGACTGGATCGTCTTCGCCGAGACCTTCGGCCACCCGATCCGCATCGGCCGCTACGATGCCGGCGCGAGCGCGGAAGACCGGAAGGTTCTGCTCAACGCGGTCAGCGCCATCGGCACCGACATGGCCGGCATCGTGCCGCGCTCGATGGAGATCGAGCTGATCGAGGCCAAGCTCGCCGGCAATATCGACCTGTTCGAGCGGCTCTGCGCCTATCTCGACCAGCAGGCCTCCAAGCTGGTGCTGGGCCAGACCGCGACCACCGACGCCATCGCCGGCGGTCACGCCGTGGGCCGGGTCCACGACGACGTGCGCGAGGACATTCGCGACGCCGACGCCCGCCAGCTCTGCGCCACGCTGGCGCGCGACCTGGTCAAGCCGCTGGTCGATCTCAACCTCGGGCCGCGGCGCGCCTATCCCAGGATGCGCCTGGTGGCGCCCGACGACATTCCGCTGGACAAGCGGATCGACGGGCTCAAGACCTTCGTGCCGATGGGCCTGAAGGTGCAGATGTCGGAGATCCGCGACATGCTGGGCTTCGCCGATCCGGACGAAGGCGCAGAGCTGCTGGTGGCGCCGGCGCCGCAGGCAGTCCCGCCGCCGGGCGGGACGGACGATCCGGCGGCGGACCCGGCCGAGACCGCCGCCCGGCGCGACCGCCTCACGACCGCAGCTGCGACCGGCGCGGAAGCCGACATGCTCGACAACCTCGCGATCGCGGCGCTGGAATCGGAGGGCTACGACCCGCTCTCCGACCTTGTCGCCGACGCCCTGGGCGAGCTGGCCGAGGCCGACGACTTCGACGACTTCGAGCGGCGCCTGCGCCGGCTGGTCGGCGGCGAGCCGCCGGACGGCGCCGTGGAAAGGCTGGGCGACATCCTGTTCCAGGCGAAGCTTGCCGGCCGCATCGGGGTGGGCCTGGACGAGGACGCCTGA
- a CDS encoding phage protein Gp27 family protein, translating to MPPRHQIDRLPSDVRQTIKRWLADENRSVDDFTTFLAELLAPHEISVSRSSAHRFMVNHERTASRLRQAREMTEALAKELPDAAMQGKQGRLLVEMARTFVFDLLAQVDQEGGVLDPKSIANIGKGLAELARAARLDQDFETKVEEARRKEREASADKAEAAARNAGLSADTVKGIRHAILGIAA from the coding sequence ATGCCCCCGCGCCACCAGATCGATCGCCTGCCGTCCGACGTCCGTCAGACCATCAAGCGCTGGCTGGCGGACGAGAACCGCTCGGTCGACGACTTTACCACCTTCCTGGCCGAGCTGCTGGCGCCGCACGAGATCAGCGTCTCGCGCTCCTCGGCGCACCGCTTCATGGTCAATCACGAGCGCACCGCGTCGCGGCTGCGCCAGGCGCGGGAGATGACCGAGGCGCTGGCGAAGGAGCTGCCGGACGCGGCCATGCAGGGCAAGCAAGGCCGCCTCCTGGTGGAGATGGCCAGGACCTTCGTCTTCGACCTGCTGGCCCAGGTGGACCAGGAAGGCGGCGTCCTGGATCCGAAGTCGATCGCCAATATCGGCAAGGGGCTGGCCGAGCTGGCGCGCGCCGCGCGCCTGGACCAGGACTTCGAGACCAAGGTCGAGGAAGCCCGCCGCAAGGAGCGCGAGGCGAGCGCCGACAAGGCCGAGGCCGCCGCCCGCAATGCGGGCCTCTCGGCCGACACGGTCAAGGGCATCCGCCACGCCATCCTGGGCATCGCCGCATGA
- a CDS encoding 3TM-type holin, whose protein sequence is MVPAIIAAALPLVAEFLPSIGRLINGENGERVATRVVDVARRVTGAETPEQALERLRADPRLVAELQRQATAIELAEIDSEVARHRQVNETMRAEIASDDPYVRRWRPTLGYAVAFTWALSMLGLMFVIGWVAINEPREAPAIFIALGDAIASIAPIWMFALSVLGVSVWKRSEDKKTAAGVNRGPGVIGSILGRLTGRDGS, encoded by the coding sequence ATGGTCCCCGCCATCATCGCCGCGGCACTGCCACTGGTCGCCGAGTTCCTGCCGTCGATCGGGCGGCTGATCAACGGCGAGAATGGCGAGCGCGTCGCGACCAGGGTGGTCGACGTGGCCCGGCGCGTCACCGGCGCCGAGACGCCCGAGCAGGCGCTGGAGCGTCTCCGGGCCGACCCCAGGCTGGTGGCCGAGCTGCAGCGCCAGGCGACCGCGATCGAGCTGGCCGAGATCGACTCGGAAGTCGCCCGCCACCGCCAGGTCAACGAGACCATGCGCGCCGAGATCGCCTCCGACGATCCGTATGTCCGGCGCTGGCGGCCGACGCTGGGCTACGCGGTCGCCTTCACCTGGGCGCTGTCCATGCTGGGCCTGATGTTCGTGATCGGCTGGGTCGCGATCAATGAGCCGCGCGAGGCGCCGGCCATCTTCATCGCCCTGGGCGACGCCATCGCGTCGATCGCGCCGATCTGGATGTTCGCGCTCTCGGTCCTGGGCGTCAGCGTCTGGAAGCGTTCTGAGGACAAGAAGACGGCGGCCGGCGTGAACCGCGGGCCGGGTGTGATCGGTTCCATCCTCGGCCGCCTGACCGGCCGCGACGGTTCGTAG
- a CDS encoding N-acetylmuramoyl-L-alanine amidase, with protein sequence MRHIDTIIIHGAHTPPGMDIGVAEMRPWHTDPPPEGRGWDDIGYNYVIRRSGKTEPGRDLDRDGDVDEEIGAHAYGHNAQSIGICLVGGRAEDADRPDFNYTAAQMLALTVLVEHLRRRFPTIRRVIGHRDVNPGKACPCFDVGAFFAGMPEAATFQGGGA encoded by the coding sequence TTGCGCCATATCGATACCATCATCATCCACGGCGCCCACACGCCGCCCGGCATGGACATCGGGGTCGCGGAAATGCGGCCGTGGCACACCGACCCGCCGCCGGAGGGGCGCGGCTGGGATGACATCGGCTACAACTACGTCATCCGCCGCAGCGGCAAGACGGAGCCAGGCCGCGATCTGGACCGGGACGGCGACGTCGACGAGGAAATCGGCGCCCACGCCTATGGCCACAACGCGCAATCGATCGGCATCTGCCTGGTCGGCGGCAGGGCCGAGGACGCCGACCGGCCCGACTTCAACTACACCGCGGCGCAGATGCTGGCGCTGACCGTGCTGGTCGAGCACCTGCGCCGGCGCTTCCCGACGATCAGGCGCGTGATCGGGCACCGCGACGTCAATCCGGGCAAGGCCTGCCCGTGCTTCGACGTCGGCGCGTTCTTCGCCGGCATGCCCGAGGCCGCGACCTTTCAGGGGGGCGGGGCATGA
- a CDS encoding regulatory protein GemA, whose protein sequence is MTVPANRKALLAKSAIAVKQLGIEEADFRDLLEARYGARSRTKLSDDQLVDLVEHFRSQGFRPAKKARARRPSATPGARASSGMLSKIRALWISGWHLGVVRDRSDEALSAWARNVTRVERAEWQHGEDAMKVVEGLKDFLSREAGVAWNEWGFAGRPPEGLRPAMRDRLAVLAAQGRKLHELGRFETGDAFYVAAAIGRTARPKDHYPPRLDELSAEELDRVIAAFGRRIRRAEGIPEDRAGHG, encoded by the coding sequence ATGACCGTCCCGGCTAACCGGAAGGCGCTGCTGGCCAAGTCCGCGATCGCGGTGAAGCAGCTGGGGATAGAGGAGGCGGACTTCCGCGACCTGCTGGAAGCCCGCTACGGCGCGCGGTCCCGGACGAAGCTCTCCGACGATCAGCTGGTCGACCTGGTCGAGCACTTCAGGAGCCAGGGCTTCCGGCCGGCGAAGAAGGCGCGCGCCCGCCGGCCCTCCGCCACCCCGGGCGCGCGCGCGTCCAGTGGCATGCTTTCAAAAATCCGCGCGCTGTGGATCTCCGGCTGGCACCTGGGCGTGGTCCGCGACCGCTCCGACGAGGCGCTCAGCGCCTGGGCCCGGAACGTCACCCGTGTCGAGCGCGCCGAGTGGCAGCACGGCGAGGACGCCATGAAGGTGGTCGAGGGACTGAAGGACTTCCTCAGCAGGGAGGCCGGCGTGGCCTGGAACGAATGGGGCTTCGCCGGCCGCCCGCCCGAAGGGCTCAGGCCTGCGATGCGCGATCGCCTGGCGGTGCTGGCCGCCCAGGGCCGCAAGCTGCACGAGCTGGGCCGCTTCGAGACCGGCGACGCCTTCTACGTCGCCGCCGCGATCGGGCGCACCGCGCGGCCGAAGGATCACTACCCGCCGCGCCTGGACGAGCTCTCGGCCGAGGAGCTGGACCGCGTCATCGCCGCCTTCGGCCGGCGCATCCGCCGCGCCGAGGGCATCCCCGAAGACAGGGCCGGCCATGGCTGA
- a CDS encoding methyltransferase, with amino-acid sequence MSQNRSSAVMAQRREPHDSLDFFPTPPWATRALIEHVLVGLGKYGYRSFLAHSVVWEPACGEDHMVNALAEYFGEVIGTDVDARMHGGPPHDFLMPYLPYIVEHRPGPHFVITNPPFRLAAEFVARGQEVAEIAVAMLVRTVFLEGAARYREIFESNPPLIFAPFSERVPMLKGRLDRKASSATSYAWFVWPGRDFKRTSIDPKLIWIPPCRKALERPGDYEEPDR; translated from the coding sequence ATGAGCCAGAACCGCAGCAGCGCCGTGATGGCGCAGCGGCGCGAGCCGCACGATTCTCTGGACTTCTTCCCAACGCCGCCCTGGGCGACGCGGGCGCTGATCGAGCACGTGCTGGTCGGCCTTGGCAAGTACGGCTATCGCAGCTTTCTCGCGCACTCGGTTGTCTGGGAGCCGGCCTGCGGCGAGGACCACATGGTCAATGCGCTTGCCGAGTATTTCGGCGAGGTCATCGGCACCGACGTCGACGCCAGAATGCACGGGGGGCCACCCCACGACTTCCTGATGCCGTACCTGCCCTACATCGTAGAGCACCGGCCGGGCCCTCACTTTGTCATCACCAACCCGCCCTTCCGGCTGGCGGCCGAATTCGTCGCCCGAGGCCAGGAGGTCGCGGAGATCGCGGTCGCCATGCTGGTCCGCACCGTCTTCCTGGAGGGCGCGGCGCGGTACCGCGAGATCTTCGAGTCGAACCCGCCACTGATCTTCGCGCCGTTCTCGGAGCGCGTGCCGATGCTCAAGGGCCGGCTCGATCGAAAGGCGTCGAGCGCGACGAGCTACGCATGGTTCGTCTGGCCGGGCCGGGATTTCAAACGGACCAGCATAGACCCGAAGCTGATTTGGATCCCGCCCTGCCGCAAGGCGCTGGAGCGGCCCGGCGACTACGAGGAACCGGACCGATGA